A region from the Triticum aestivum cultivar Chinese Spring chromosome 3D, IWGSC CS RefSeq v2.1, whole genome shotgun sequence genome encodes:
- the LOC123076495 gene encoding uncharacterized protein yields the protein MPLQVCSDASADDSRLHTTPTLLSLSVFCSTDPQTAATASLLDLMEETSLEAAIGWLVQAIYASLLVGGELDAWIRRAGLADDIERLRSEVEGVEMVVSAVKGRAIGNKPLARSLARIRELLYGADDLVDELDYWRLQQQLELEGGARHDLDEPNAHGSLQLERSTESSSVDRLGSESWGHFDIEEFHENGGPGGARCKHCRAMVVCTADKGTPVLRKHLKSKGCKKKRGASEPSSTGDATASATSTATDGISSTRNMREAEVEEPKHGTISETYTWDKDNFSNRIKDITHQLQGIRGDVRAALMILGSDSSASSNHHVEHPHRRTSSLVQGKVYGRDHEKAEIIRLVKGHKLSSSVTVLTVLGIGGVGKTTLAQLVYNDPSVESQFDHRIWISVSNKFDETRISREMLDFVSQGTHEGLYSFARLQEVLRGYVKSKRVLLVLDDVWDDMNDCQWNQLLAPFKSDNAKGNIILVTTRKPSVAKRRGTVEPIKLPGLKEDDFWILFKACVFGDENYEVKGSLRTLAWQIIEKLKGNPLAAETAGALLRQHLTSEHWSNILKNEDWKSLHLTRGIMPTLKLCYDQLPYHLQQCFSYCAIFPCNYRFLAEEIVRIWISQGFVKCSHSGMRLDEIGRLYLTNLVNLGFFQQIEEGYSSNNQTTYVMCALMHDFARVISRAECATLDALQCNEISSTVLHLSIVTGRVYWYDEKFQEILRNTLKKVKNLRSLVLIGQYDSQLFQQVFEKAHNLRLLQVSATAGSHSFLCGLVNPTHLRYLNLQDAHVWPEDLPQVLSKFLHLQVLEVGLCHDTSFTLERMVNLEDCGERLIFPSLERLPFLTTFKLSNLRKIREVSVPSLQELILVEMPELERCTCTSLGDLNSSLRVLEIRSCPALKVFDLFEKGHNFAEQPSLFEGHNYGTGWKLWLPGLRVLTVINCPHLLMPCLLPHSTNVSRLHIDGVPTLLKMEGSSTEKLEISPNSRSGENSGETLRLDGKILSFHNWGDLKSLSISFCGNLTSISFRSLNQLFSLRDLRIVGCRKLFSSDVRPELTDEYAIGAYRFGLRCLRSLYISSSGITGKWLSLMLQHAQILKELCLNDCPQFTQLQIEEEENSQPNFISAPETSSSWGPDGLLCIPLNLTSSLEKIAISRSPYLRFYGNKEDFAGFTSLQELIIRCCPGLLSSLVHNDGNDVQANRIWLLPQPLGQVVISHYDHKTLSLCFMGNLTCLKKLEVLESPGLESLQLHSCTLLEDLRIRECKQLATVKGMQSLVNLMNLEVQENPSLVSLQLHSCRSLEDLRIEKCESLIALEGLQSLVNLRNLALLNSPGLPPYFERLSGHYELGPRLESLHIDDLSLLTMSLCNGLTCLQCLRLEKLEQGGTRLTDEQERALLLLRSLQNLEFLDCFNLVHLPVRLHSLPSLKALSIVCCDDIPRLPKKGLPSSLERLVIYDCSTELKEQCESLTRGKLRSFDFTPEPHPLSSKMSGAAVDKDKTPTEEENKNPAWEDEEEKDQARKEVVTVYKQQMPPGNAPCCKKFVNSEPSQVLLLQEKPMTGLSQPKVGAGDDDDALLILDLPVPRDRNTVSSQDLLSNKLRDRSSEQQPLTWKSSGLKFDVQENQIHRK from the exons ATGCCCCTGCAGGTGTGCTCGGACGCGTCCGCGGAC GACTCCCGGCTGCATACTACTCCGACTCTGCTCTCACTCTCAGTGTTCTGCTCCACCGACCCGCAGACCGCAGCCACCGCTTCTCTACTGGATCTGATGGAAGAAACGTCGCTGGAGGCCGCGATTGGGTGGCTGGTGCAGGCCATCTATGCCAGCCTCCTAGTTGGCGGCGAGCTCGATGCTTGGATTCGCCGGGCTGGGCTCGCGGATGACATCGAGAGGCTCAGATCTGAGGTCGAGGGAGTCGAGATGGTGGTCTCTGCTGTCAAGGGGAGGGCGATCGGGAACAAGCCGCTGGCCCGATCGCTCGCCCGCATCAGGGAGCTGCTCTACGGCGCGGATGATCTGGTGGACGAGCTCGACTACTGGAGGCTCCAGCAGCAGCTGGAACTGGAAGGAG GCGCAAGGCACGACCTTGATGAACCGAATGCACATGGATCACTGCAATTGGAAAGATCGACTGAGAGTAGCAGTGTTGACAGATTAGGGTCCGAGTCCTGGGGACACTTTGATATCGAGGAGTTCCATGAAAATGGAGGGCCTGGCGGAGCAAGATGTAAACACTGTCGTGCCATGGTTGTGTGCACAGCTGACAAGGGGACACCTGTTTTGCGCAAGCATCTCAAGAGTAAAGGTTGTAAGAAGAAACGTGGAGCGAGTGAACCTTCAAG CACTGGTGATGCTACTGCAAGTGCTACTTCTACTGCAACTGATGGTATTTCATCCACCAGAAACATGAGAGAGGCTGAGGTTGAGGAGCCAAAACACGGCACCATATCCGAGACATACACTTGGGATAAGGACAACTTTTCCAATAGGATAAAAGACATAACTCATCAGCTGCAAGGCATCCGAGGAGATGTGAGAGCGGCTCTGATGATACTTGGGTCAGACTCTAGCGCAAGTTCAAATCACCATGTAGAACATCCACACCGTAGAACATCAAGTCTTGTTCAGGGAAAAGTTTATGGGAGGGATCATGAGAAGGCAGAAATCATACGGCTGGTAAAAGGACACAAATTATCTAGCAGTGTAACTGTTCTGACTGTTTTAGGCATTGGTGGGGTTGGGAAGACAACCCTTGCTCAACTGGTATACAACGATCCATCTGTGGAAAGTCAATTTGACCACAGAATATGGATTTCAGTGTCCAACAAATTTGATGAAACGAGAATCTCAAGAGAGATGTTGGATTTTGTCTCCCAAGGAACACATGAAGGGCTGTACAGCTTTGCCAGGCTTCAGGAGGTCTTGAGAGGTTATGTTAAATCAAAGAGGGTTCTACTTGTTTTAGATGATGTCTGGGATGACATGAATGATTGCCAGTGGAACCAACTATTAGCCCCTTTCAAATCTGACAATGCAAAAGGCAATATCATACTTGTGACAACTAGAAAACCATCTGTTGCAAAAAGGAGAGGTACGGTTGAACCAATTAAGTTACCTGGTTTGAAAGAAGATGATTTTTGGATATTGTTTAAAGCGTGTGTGTTTGGTGATGAGAACTATGAAGTGAAAGGTAGTCTTAGGACTTTGGCATGGCAGATAATAGAAAAGTTGAAAGGAAACCCGCTAGCTGCAGAAACTGCAGGGGCATTATTAAGACAGCATCTTACCAGTGAACATTGGAGTAACATTCTGAAGAACGAAGATTGGAAATCCCTGCATCTCACAAGAGGCATTATGCCTACTTTGAAGCTTTGTTATGATCAACTGCCCTACCATTTACAACAATGCTTCTCATATTGTGCTATATTCCCTTGCAATTATCGGTTTCTCGCTGAGGAGATAGTTCGTATTTGGATTTCACAGGGATTTGTGAAGTGTAGTCATTCAGGTATGAGATTGGATGAGATAGGACGGCTCTATCTGACTAATTTAGTGAACCTGGGCTTCTTTCAGCAGATTGAAGAAGGCTACTCTTCAAACAATCAAACTACTTATGTTATGTGTGCTCTTATGCATGATTTCGCAAGGGTAATTTCAAGAGCTGAGTGTGCAACTTTGGATGCTCTACAGTGCAATGAAATTTCATCAACTGTGCTACATTTGTCAATAGTAACTGGTCGTGTGTATTGGTATGATGAGAAGTTTCAAGAGATATTGCGAAATACATTGAAAAAAGTAAAAAATTTGAGATCATTGGTCTTAATTGGACAGTACGACTCCCAATTGTTCCAACAAGTATTTGAGAAGGCACACAATTTGCGTCTGTTACAAGTATCTGCAACTGCTGGGTCTCATTCCTTCCTATGCGGTTTGGTAAATCCTACACATCTTCGGTATCTAAACCTACAGGATGCTCATGTTTGGCCGGAAGATTTACCTCAAGTTTTGAGCAAGTTTCTCCACCTTCAAGTATTAGAAGTTGGCTTATGCCATGATACTTCGTTTACCCTTGAGCGGATGGTTAATCTAGAGGATTGTGGTGAAAGGCTTATATTTCCATCTCTGGAAAGACTTCCGTTTCTTACGACGTTCAAGTTGAGCAACCTGCGGAAAATTAGAGAAGTATCAGTTCCATCATTGCAGGAGCTGATTTTAGTTGAAATGCCAGAGTTGGAGAGATGTACCTGCACTTCCCTAGGGGATTTGAACTCTAGTTTAAGGGTACTGGAGATTCGGAGCTGCCCTGCACTCAAGGTGTTCGATCTGTTTGAGAAAGGTCATAACTTTGCTGAGCAGCCGTCATTGTTTGAAGGTCATAACTACGGAACTGGGTGGAAGCTATGGTTGCCCGGTCTTAGAGTACTCACAGTAATCAATTGTCCTCATTTACTGATGCCGTGTCTCCTACCACATTCAACTAATGTTTCTAGACTGCACATCGACGGAGTTCCAACACTTCTGAAGATGGAGGGATCGTCCACAGAAAAACTAGAAATTTCTCCAAATAGTCGATCTGGTGAGAATTCCGGTGAGACATTGAGATTGGATGGAAAAATATTGTCATTCCATAATTGGGGGGACCTAAAATCCTTGAGCATATCATTTTGTGGAAACCTAACATCTATTTCATTTCGAAGTCTTAATCAGCTCTTCTCTTTAAGGGATCTCCGTATAGTAGGGTGCAGAAAACTTTTCTCTTCAGATGTTCGGCCAGAGCTTACTGATGAATATGCGATAGGTGCATATCGGTTTGGCCTCCGGTGTCTCAGAAGTCTCTATATTAGTTCATCAGGAATAACAGGGAAGTGGTTATCTTTGATGTTGCAACATGCGCAGATCCTGAAGGAATTGTGCTTAAATGACTGCCCTCAGTTTACACAGTTACAGATCGAAGAGGAAGAGAACAGTCAACCAAATTTTATCTCAGCCCCAGAGACTTCATCAAGCTGGGGTCCAGATGGACTTTTGTGCATTCCATTAAATCTCACCTCCTCTCTAGAAAAGATAGCTATTTCTCGAAGCCCTTATTTGAGATTTTACGGGAACAAGGAAGACTTTGCTGGATTTACCTCCCTGCAGGAGCTAATAATTCGATGCTGTCCTGGGCTGCTCTCATCCTTGGTGCATAATGACGGAAATGATGTCCAGGCAAACAGAATATGGCTTCTTCCGCAGCCACTTGGACAAGTTGTGATCAGTCATTATGACCACAAAACACTATCACTCTGCTTCATGGGTAATCTCACTTGTCTCAAAAAATTGGAAGTATTGGAAAGCCCAGGCTTGGAATCTCTACAGCTGCATTCCTGCACATTGCTTGAAGATTTGAGAATTCGTGAATGCAAACAGCTTGCCACAGTAAAGGGAATGCAATCCCTTGTGAACCTCATGAATTTGGAAGTACAAGAAAACCCTAGTTTGGTATCTCTACAGTTGCATTCCTGCAGGTCGCTGGAAGATCTGAGAATTGAAAAATGTGAATCACTCATCGCACTAGAGGGCTTGCAATCCCTTGTGAACCTCAGGAATTTGGCCCTACTCAACTCCCCTGGCTTGCCTCCATATTTCGAACGTTTGTCGGGGCACTATGAGCTGGGCCCTCGACTCGAAAGTCTTCACATTGATGACTTGTCTCTCCTTACCATGTCACTGTGCAATGGCCTCACTTGCCTCCAATGCCTACGACTTGAGAAGCTGGAACAGGGAGGGACAAGACTAACAGATGAGCAAGAGAGAGCGCTACTGCTCCTCAGGTCCCTGCAAAACCTTGAATTTCTTGATTGTTTCAACCTCGTACATCTTCCTGTGAGACTGCACAGCCTTCCTTCCCTCAAGGCATTGAGTATCGTTTGTTGTGATGACATCCCAAGGCTGCCTAAGAAGGGCCTCCCATCTTCGCTGGAAAGGCTAGTGATATACGATTGCAGTACTGAGCTAAAAGAACAGTGTGAATCGCTAACAAGAGGCAAGCTAAGG AGTTTTGATTTCACACCAGAACCTCATCCTCTG TCGAGCAAGATGTCCGGTGCTGCGGTGGACAAGGACAAGACGCCGACGGAGGAAGAGAATAAGAATCCGGCGTGGGAGGATGAGGAGGAAAAGGATCAGGCGAGAAAGGAGGTGGTTACAG TTTATAAGCAGCAAATGCCACCAGGGAATGCTCCATGTTGTAAGAAATTTGTGAACTCTGAACCTAGtcaagtgcttctactacaag AAAAACCCATGACTGGTTTGTCACAGCCAAAGGTGGGTGCAGGAGATGATGATGATGCGCTGCTAATATTGGACTTGCCAGTG CCCAGAGATAGGAACACTGTGTCTAGTCAAGACCTACTTAGCAACAAATTAAGA GACAGGTCTTCAGAGCAGCAGCCATTGACTTGGAAAAGTTCGGGACTAAAATTTGATGTTCAGGAGAATCAAATTCATCGTAAATAA
- the LOC123080453 gene encoding F-box protein At5g07610-like has translation MRDTERSPVSQLSDDLLVEIISRVPYKSTRCCKCVSARWRDLVSHPDHRKKLSLSTLAGIFYQTFRGERFPAMLCGYQSVSGNWCTSMDCSLSFLPKCKRVNMYLLDSCNGLLLCLCWNQPSDVNGFGYVVCNPVTEKWVALPATTSSSKGHAGKKKLGVYSSKTGVWTHGVVWDNPLSVSRFPRSIFFNRMLHFSSDNNLVVAIDVEGNHRVIRGPMPDSARGVPNVYLSRGQLHLANGSVSELSIWALEDFSSENWTLKHSVSHLQLLGTEYSMFAGNYRVISIHPEHNVIFIVCEQLYMLSGPSLTKLMSYEMDSRELRFICDLEWGCRTPYLPYVPLLSEPLADGQ, from the exons ATGAGGGACACGGAGAGGAGCCCGGTGTCACAGTTGTCCGACGACCTCCTGGTCGAGATCATCTCACGCGTGCCCTACAAGTCCACCCGCTGCTGCAAGTGCGTCTCCGCGCGGTGGCGCGACCTCGTCTCCCACCCGGACCACCGCAAGAAGCTGTCCCTGTCGACCCTCGCCGGCATCTTCTACCAAACCTTCAGAGGGGAACGCTTCCCAGCTATGCTTTGTGGTTACCAAAGCGTGTCAGGGAACTGGTGCACTAGCATGGACTGCTCCCTCTCGTTCCTGCCCAAGTGCAAGAGAGTTAACATGTACCTGCTGGACAGCTGCAATGGCCTGCTCCTCTGCCTTTGCTGGAACCAACCTTCTGATGTCAATGGATTTGGTTACGTGGTGTGCAATCCCGTTACTGAGAAATGGGTGGCCCTACCTGCCACCACCTCGTCCAGCAAG GGTCATGCAGGCAAGAAAAAATTGGGGGTCTACTCCTCCAAAACTGGAGTTTGGACACATGGAGTTGTTTGGGACAATCCACTTTCGGTATCCCGTTTCCCAAGAAGCATATTTTTCAACAGGATGCTGCATTTTTCTTCAGATAATAATTTGGTTGTAGCAATTGATGTGGAGGGAAATCACAGGGTCATTCGTGGCCCCATGCCAGATTCTGCTCGTGGTGTTCCTAATGTTTATCTATCACGGGGACAATTGCATTTGGCAAATGGGAGTGTTTCTGAACTCTCAATCTGGGCTCTTGAAGATTTTAGTAGTGAAAACTGGACCCTGAAGCACAGCGTTAGCCACTTACAACTGCTGGGAACAGAGTATTCAATGTTCGCGGGGAACTACAGAGTAATCTCAATCCACCCAGAACACAATGTGATATTTATTGTATGTGAGCAGTTGTACATGCTGAGTGGCCCATCACTGACGAAACTAATGTCATATGAAATGGATTCCAGGGAGCTGCGTTTTATATGTGATCTTGAATGGGGTTGCAGGACTCCTTATCTTCCTTATGTTCCCTTGCTCTCGGAGCCATTGGCAGATGGGCAATAG
- the LOC123075398 gene encoding putative F-box protein At5g52610, whose amino-acid sequence MATRGCRKKTRGMKRSPVSDLSDDLLVEIISRVPYQSTCCCKCVSRRWRDLLSHPDHRKKLPRSTLAGIFYQTFGGSGRLPPARFCGYRSVSGNFYSSMDPSLSFLPKRRRVQFYLLDCCNGLLLSRNWDQPYGVKNFEYVVCNPATEKWVVVPASGWSCKVRITRLGFDPTVSSHFHVFEFAASAIPNAYRQNDVHASKQWESTHPKLEFGHIKLFGTAQFR is encoded by the coding sequence ATGGCGACGCGCGGCTGCAGGAAGAAGACGAGGGGCATGAAGAGGAGCCCCGTGTCCGACCTCTCGGACGATCTCCTCGTCGAGATCATCTCGCGCGTGCCCTACCAGTCCACCTGCTGCTGCAAGTGCGTCTCCAGGCGGTGGCGCGACCTACTCTCCCATCCCGACCACCGCAAGAAGCTGCCCCGGTCGACCCTCGCCGGCATCTTCTACCAAACCTTCGGAGGCAGTGGGCGCCTTCCCCCAGCTAGGTTTTGTGGCTACCGGAGCGTATCAGGGAACTTCTACTCTAGCATGGACCCCTCCCTCTCGTTCCTGCCCAAACGCAGGAGAGTTCAGTTTTACCTCTTGGACTGCTGCAatggcctcctcctctcccgcaactGGGATCAGCCTTATGGTGTCAAGAACTTTGAATATGTGGTGTGTAATCCCGCCACTGAAAAGTGGGTCGTTGTGCCTGCCAGCGGATGGTCCTGCAAGGTGCGGATCACTCGCCTAGGGTTCGATCCGACTGTCTCCTCTCACTTCCATGTGTTCGAATTTGCAGCATCTGCTATCCCTAATGCTTATAGGCAGAATGATGTACACGCATCAAAGCAGTGGGAATCTACTCATCCAAAGCTAGAGTTTGGACACATCAAGTTGTTTGGGACAGCCCAATTTCGATAA